The Coffea eugenioides isolate CCC68of chromosome 8, Ceug_1.0, whole genome shotgun sequence genome has a segment encoding these proteins:
- the LOC113779657 gene encoding deSI-like protein At4g17486, with protein sequence MLCSMIVLSGKKRKKGATTAPVYLNVYDLTAMNGYAYWLGLGVYHSGVQVHGVEYAFGAHEHSTTGVFEVEPKQCPGFTFRKSILIGRTDLGPKEVRAFMEKLAEEYSGNTYNLITKNCNHFCNDVCLRLTRKPIPSWVNRLARLGFLCNCVLPAGLNETKVRHVRAEDRVYEKKKLRSHSSRFISPSNPTLLSSCPSKSARSGRQRSHHPPGPPSPH encoded by the exons ATGTTGTGTAGCATGATAGTGTTATCagggaagaagaggaagaagggtGCTACTACAGCCCCCGTTTACCTCAATGTATACGATCTCACCGCTATGAATGGCTACGCTTACTGGCTCGGCCTCGGCGTCTACCACTCCGGTGTTCAAG TTCATGGGGTGGAATATGCATTTGGTGCACATGAACATTCAACAACTGGGGTATTTGAAGTAGAACCCAAACAGTGCCCAGGGTTCACTTTCAGAAAATCGATCTTGATTGGTAGAACAGATTTGGGTCCTAAAGAAGTCCGTGCATTCATGGAGAAACTAGCAGAGGAGTATTCTGGCAACACATACAATCTCATTACCAAAAACTGCAATCATTTCTGTAATGATGTGTGCTTGCGCTTAACGAGGAAACCAATTCCTAGCTGGGTTAATCGGCTAGCACGACTTG GTTTTCTGTGTAACTGTGTTCTTCCAGCTGGCTTGAATGAGACAAAGGTCCGACATGTCAGAGCAGAAGACAGGGTGTATGAGAAGAAAAAGCTACGAAGCCATTCTAGTCGGTTTATATCTCCTTCTAATCCAACTCTGTTGTCATCCTGTCCTTCAAAATCTGCCAGAAGTGGTAGACAAAGAAGTCATCACCCTCCAGGTCCTCCATCTCCTCACTGA
- the LOC113780946 gene encoding uncharacterized protein LOC113780946, which translates to MVGFLHTCSWRKVPLLSLFRQYQSCYFRQQILVLPCNTTITTTTTGTGSIRNFTTDKPKLGMLLVRSANLQRYCHSSGGNKIETPAAAATNSPPPFESNILRLLAAHIHHRSLYHPPHQPVTEYNGFTVEDRPGEQWITLRGKSTEDEHIKIEATMFDGSVCSPPSAAECSGEDVRLHISLLVDIWKGDGNELLELVCSAWPDSLEIQKVYIFRRDNSPIGPYMGPNVRGLKLALASGLYEFLRTRGVNDDLS; encoded by the exons ATGGTTGGATTTCTCCATACTTGTTCTTGGCGAAAAGTACCGCTGCTATCGCTGTTTCGCCAGTACCAGAGTTGCTACTTCCGGCAGCAAATTTTAGTATTACCATGTAATACTACTATTACCACCACTACTACTGGGACTGGGAGCATTAGGAATTTTACCACTGACAAACCCAAGTTAGGAATGTTACTAGTGAGATCAGCTAATCTGCAAAGGTATTGCCACAGCAGCGGCGGGAATAAGATTGAGACTCCAGCGGCAGCCGCTACAAATTCTCCGCCTCCATTCGAATCCAATATCCTCAGACTTCTAGCCGCTCACATCCACCACCGCTCCCTATATCACCCGCCGCACCAG CCTGTTACAGAATACAATGGCTTTACAGTAGAAGATCGACCTGGTGAGCAGTGGATCACCTTGAGAGGCAAATCTACTGAGGATGAGCACATTAAAATTGAAGCTACAATGTTTGACGGCTCAGTTTGCTCCCCACCGTCTGCTGCTGAATGCAGCGGGGAAGATGTGCGTCTTCATATTAGCTTGCTGGTTGACATATGGAAGGGGGATGGAAATGAGTTGTTGGAGTTGGTATGCTCAGCCTGGCCAGACTCCTTAGAAATTCAGAAAGTGTACATATTCAGACGTGACAATTCACCAATTGGGCCTTATATGGGACCTAATGTCAG GGGTTTGAAACTTGCACTGGCGAGTGGACTTTATGAGTTTCTGAGGACAAGGGGAGTAAATGAtgacctttcctaa
- the LOC113779036 gene encoding Golgi SNAP receptor complex member 1-1: MDPPSSWDSLRKQARKLEAQLDEQMHLYRKLVATKIDSTSDSDLESGIDQLLKHLHQVNLQMQAWVSSGGSEIFSHTLTRHQEILQDLTQEFNRLRSSHRAKKEHASLLEDFREFDRTRLDLEDGGGSYEQALLKERASVTRSTGQMDTVISQAQETLKTLMFQRSTFGGINSKLSNIGSRLPTVNHILSAIKKKKSMDTIILSLVAAVCTFLILIYWLTK; the protein is encoded by the exons GCAAGGAAGCTGGAAGCACAATTGGATGAGCAGATGCATTTGTATCGTAAATTAGTTGCTACAAAGATTGATAGCACTAGTGACAGTGATCTTGAATCTGGAATAGATCAATTGCTCAAACATCTTCATCAAGTGAATTTGCAAATGCAAGCTTGGGTTTCATCAGGAGGATCAGAAATATTTTCTCATACATTAACTCGACATCAAGAAATTCTTCAAGATCTTACTCAG GAGTTTAACCGGCTGCGCTCCAGTCACAGAGCTAAGAAAGAGCATGCTTCATTGCTAGAGGATTTCAGGGAGTTTGATCGGACAAGATTAGACTTGGAAGATGGTGGTGGTTCTTATGAGCAAGCCCTACTAAAGGAGCGTGCATCTGTTACTAGGAGTACAGGGCAG ATGGACACCGTCATCTCTCAAGCTCAAGAAACCCTTAAAACTCTCATGTTTCAACGGTCTACATTTGGGGGCATTAACTCAAAGCTTAGTAATATTGGCAGCCGCCTTCCAACA GTCAACCATATACTTTCAGCCATTAAGAAGAAAAAGTCGATGGATACCATCATCCTCTCATTAGTTGCCGCTGTCTGCACGTTTTTAATCCTGATTTATTGGTTAACAAAATAG